In the Theobroma cacao cultivar B97-61/B2 chromosome 1, Criollo_cocoa_genome_V2, whole genome shotgun sequence genome, one interval contains:
- the LOC18612308 gene encoding cell differentiation protein RCD1 homolog, whose protein sequence is MANVPEESPLGGPSARGAGSSAAAPTNNPSSAPHDGNLSEITRLIRGLNSEKTRKESLDLLCKNYLKVCDDLAILLWNSFGTMRALVEEVTSVYRPLSSTSLSERVAAQVCNAIALLQAVAAHPETRMPFVKAYIPVYLQAFLNTMNREKPYDSLRLSSLVVIGSLVKVDDAEVVDFLLVSQTFPSCLRCMEVGSTLSKTVATFIIHRILLNEQGLHYCLVPADRFFALNNALAIMVERLGEEEEGHRPRLLRNIISCYLRLSDNDRARAYFSGYIPPKLVDDTYIGILERDQVAHSNLQKLISKLKASQRSRTQPTGHLSGPL, encoded by the exons ATGGCCAACGTCCCAGAAGAATCCCCATTGGGAGGCCCATCAGCTAGAGGAGCGGGTTCGAGTGCGGCGGCTCCAACCAACAACCCTTCTTCTGCTCCTCATGATGGAAACCTCTCTGAGATCACTCGTTTGATTCGAGGGCTTAATTCTGAAAAAACCCGAAAGGAGTCTCTTGACCTTCTTTGCAAG AATTATTTGAAAGTTTGTGACGATTTGGCAATCTTGTTATGGAATTCTTTCGGTACCATGAGAGCACTTGTAGAG GAAGTAACTTCAGTTTACCGTCCACTATCATCCACCAGCCTTTCAGAAAGGGTAGCAGCTCAAGTTTGCAATGCTATTGCGCTTCTTCAG GCTGTAGCTGCTCACCCCGAAACAAGGATGCCATTTGTCAAAG CTTACATACCAGTCTATCTTCAGGCCTTCCTGAACACTATGAACCGTGAAAAGCCCTATGATTCTCTAAGGCTTAGCAGCTTAGTTGTCATCGGTTCCCTAGTGAAG GTTGATGATGCAGAAGTGGTTGATTTCCTTCTTGTTTCTCAAACATTTCCTAGTTGCCTGCGCTGCATGGAGGTTGGCAGCACATTATCAAAAACA GTTGCCACATTTATAATTCACAGGATTTTACTAAATGAGCAAGGGCTGCACTATTGTTTGGTTCCTGCGGATCGATTTTTCGCGCTAAACAATGCATTGGCAATAATGGTTGAAAGGCTtggtgaagaagaagaagggcATCGCCCACGACTGCTAAGAAACATCATTTCTTGTTATCTCAGGCTGTCAGACAACGACAG GGCACGTGCCTATTTCTCAGGTTACATTCCTCCCAAGTTAGTAGATGACACATATATTGGTATCCTTGAA CGTGACCAGGTAGCCCATAGTAATCTACAAAAATtgatttccaaattaaaaGCCAGCCAGAGGTCTAGAACACAACCAACCGGCCACTTATCGGGGCCTTTATGA